A single genomic interval of Rhodopseudomonas palustris harbors:
- a CDS encoding outer membrane protein: protein MKKILLGTVALVALGAAPALAADLAARPYTKAPAYAPAPVYNWTGFYIGGHIGGAFSGDNSIGTGVTASDNGKFLGGVQAGYDWQFAPNWVLGVEGQYSWLSGTNQSVAFPGTLNGAAGAYTYADNQRGLASVTGRLGYTWGPALLYVKGGWAYADYSSSLTFAPNAGGFAAVSIDSKKDGYTVGGGLEYLFAPNWSGKIEYQYYDFGNVTLAPGFSAKNDEHVVKAGLNYRFNWGGPVVAKY from the coding sequence ATGAAGAAGATTCTGCTCGGCACCGTGGCCCTGGTCGCCCTCGGCGCGGCCCCGGCCCTCGCCGCGGACCTCGCCGCCCGCCCGTACACCAAGGCTCCCGCCTACGCCCCGGCCCCGGTTTACAACTGGACCGGCTTCTACATCGGTGGTCACATCGGTGGCGCCTTCTCGGGCGACAACAGCATCGGCACCGGCGTTACCGCCAGCGACAACGGCAAGTTCCTCGGCGGTGTGCAGGCCGGTTACGACTGGCAGTTCGCTCCGAACTGGGTGCTCGGTGTTGAAGGCCAGTACTCCTGGCTGAGCGGCACCAACCAGTCGGTCGCCTTCCCGGGCACCCTCAACGGCGCTGCCGGCGCTTACACCTATGCCGACAACCAGCGTGGTCTGGCGTCGGTTACCGGCCGCCTCGGCTACACCTGGGGTCCGGCACTGCTCTACGTCAAGGGCGGTTGGGCTTACGCCGACTACTCGAGCAGCTTGACCTTCGCCCCCAACGCCGGTGGGTTCGCTGCCGTGTCGATCGACAGCAAGAAGGACGGTTACACCGTCGGTGGCGGTCTCGAGTACCTGTTCGCTCCGAACTGGTCGGGCAAGATCGAGTACCAGTACTACGACTTCGGCAACGTGACCCTGGCTCCGGGCTTCTCGGCCAAGAACGACGAGCACGTTGTCAAGGCCGGCCTGAACTACCGCTTCAACTGGGGCGGTCCGGTCGTCGCCAAGTACTAA
- a CDS encoding WD40 repeat domain-containing protein, producing MSAFEAPGEAGSIASVTDRVKPITIEGGASAVHFLGDTAVFIGTEENATLVAADGTTSTVPLHGGGILSAACDGKRIVTGGDDGKVTLLDGSGKTETFATDAKRRWIDNVALHPDGAVAWSAGKIAYVRAPKGEDKFFEVPSTVGGLAFAPKGLRLAIAHYNGVTLWFPNMAGNAEFLEWAGSHLGVIFSPDNRFLVTAMHEPALHGWRLADAKHMRMTGYPGRVRSMSWTIGGKGLATSGADTVIIWPFASKDGPMGKQPAMLAPLQARVSGVACHPKNDILAAGYSDGTVLLVRMNDGAEILARRNDTPPIAALAWNAKGTLLAFSDEDGAGGILPL from the coding sequence ATGAGCGCCTTCGAGGCGCCCGGCGAGGCCGGGTCGATCGCGTCGGTCACCGACCGGGTCAAGCCGATCACGATCGAAGGCGGCGCCAGTGCGGTGCACTTCCTCGGCGACACCGCGGTGTTCATCGGTACCGAGGAAAACGCGACGCTGGTCGCCGCCGACGGCACGACCTCGACTGTTCCGCTGCACGGCGGCGGCATTCTCAGCGCGGCGTGTGACGGCAAGCGCATCGTTACCGGCGGCGACGACGGCAAGGTGACGCTGCTGGATGGCTCGGGCAAGACCGAGACCTTCGCCACTGATGCCAAGCGTCGCTGGATCGACAATGTCGCGCTGCATCCGGATGGCGCGGTGGCGTGGTCGGCTGGCAAGATCGCGTATGTTCGCGCGCCGAAGGGCGAAGACAAGTTCTTCGAGGTGCCCTCGACCGTCGGCGGCCTCGCCTTCGCGCCGAAGGGGCTGCGGCTCGCGATCGCGCATTACAACGGCGTGACGTTGTGGTTTCCGAACATGGCCGGCAACGCCGAATTCCTCGAATGGGCCGGCTCGCATCTCGGCGTGATCTTCAGCCCCGATAACCGTTTCCTGGTCACCGCGATGCACGAGCCGGCACTGCATGGGTGGCGGCTGGCGGATGCCAAGCACATGCGGATGACCGGCTATCCCGGCCGGGTGCGGTCGATGTCCTGGACGATCGGCGGCAAGGGCCTCGCCACGTCTGGCGCCGACACCGTGATCATCTGGCCGTTCGCCAGCAAGGACGGTCCGATGGGCAAGCAACCGGCGATGCTGGCGCCGCTGCAGGCCCGCGTCAGCGGGGTCGCGTGCCATCCGAAGAACGACATTCTTGCGGCCGGTTACAGCGACGGCACCGTGCTGCTGGTGCGGATGAACGACGGCGCCGAGATCCTCGCGCGCCGCAACGACACCCCGCCGATCGCTGCTCTGGCCTGGAATGCCAAGGGCACGCTGCTGGCGTTCTCCGACGAGGATGGTGCGGGCGGCATCCTTCCGCTGTAA
- a CDS encoding metal ABC transporter substrate-binding protein produces the protein MFRVVLILAASLFALLPAHAQERVRVVASFSILGDFVRNVGGDRVDIATLVGPGGDVHVYTPSPTDAKKVADAKLLVVNGLGLEGWLPRLVQSSGSKATVVTATKGITPRDADGDDAHAGGGHAHDHGDGHADPHAWQSVANAKTYVGNIRDALIAADPAGEAAYRTKATAYLAKLDALDREVRDLAAKIPETKRKVISTHDAFGYFAAAYRIVFIAPQGVSTESEASARDVAKIITQIRKDKVPAVFLENVTDPRLMQRISAETGAKIGGTLYSDSLTPENGDAPTYIDMVRHNIRTLTGALSG, from the coding sequence ATGTTCCGTGTCGTCCTGATTCTCGCCGCGAGCCTGTTCGCTTTACTGCCGGCGCACGCGCAGGAGCGCGTCCGGGTGGTCGCGAGCTTCTCGATTCTCGGTGATTTCGTCCGCAATGTCGGTGGCGACCGCGTCGACATTGCCACGCTGGTCGGCCCCGGCGGCGACGTTCACGTCTATACGCCGTCCCCGACCGACGCCAAGAAAGTCGCCGACGCCAAGCTGCTGGTCGTCAACGGTCTCGGCCTCGAAGGCTGGCTGCCGCGGTTGGTGCAGTCCTCCGGCAGCAAAGCCACGGTCGTCACCGCCACCAAGGGCATCACGCCGCGCGATGCGGACGGGGACGACGCCCACGCCGGCGGTGGTCACGCCCACGATCATGGCGATGGCCACGCCGATCCACATGCCTGGCAGTCGGTTGCCAACGCCAAAACTTATGTGGGCAATATCCGCGACGCGCTGATCGCCGCTGATCCGGCCGGCGAGGCCGCGTACCGCACCAAAGCCACTGCGTATCTGGCCAAGCTCGACGCGCTCGACCGCGAAGTCCGCGACCTGGCTGCCAAGATCCCCGAGACCAAGCGCAAGGTGATCTCGACCCACGACGCCTTCGGCTATTTCGCCGCTGCCTACCGGATCGTCTTCATCGCGCCGCAGGGCGTCTCGACCGAATCCGAAGCCAGCGCCCGCGACGTTGCCAAGATCATCACCCAGATCCGTAAGGACAAGGTGCCGGCGGTGTTCCTGGAGAACGTCACCGACCCGCGCCTGATGCAGCGGATCAGCGCCGAGACCGGCGCCAAGATCGGCGGCACGCTGTATTCCGACAGCCTGACGCCCGAAAACGGCGACGCCCCCACTTACATTGATATGGTCCGGCACAATATAAGAACGCTGACCGGCGCGCTGAGCGGATGA
- a CDS encoding MgtC/SapB family protein: MRFLTTFQTADFFDTLVSLAVAFVLGMLIGAERQYRTRTAGLRTNVLVAVGAAAFVDLAMHLAGADGAVRVIAYVVSGIGFLGAGVIMKEGMNVRGLNTAATLWSSAAVGCCAGGDLVAQAVALTVFVIAGNTLLRPLVNAINRIPFDERTSEATYSVRLTADGGAADRLREHIEKRLEQADYPVAEVEVESVEHADDKVEIVATLVSTAVEPNELDAVVAELGKEAGVDHATWETSTKD, encoded by the coding sequence ATGCGGTTTCTCACCACCTTCCAGACGGCGGACTTCTTCGACACGCTGGTCAGCCTCGCCGTCGCCTTCGTGCTCGGCATGCTGATCGGCGCCGAGCGGCAGTATCGGACCCGCACCGCGGGGTTGCGCACCAACGTGCTGGTGGCAGTCGGCGCCGCCGCCTTCGTCGACCTGGCGATGCATCTGGCCGGTGCCGACGGCGCGGTCCGGGTGATCGCCTATGTGGTCTCCGGCATCGGCTTCCTTGGCGCCGGCGTGATCATGAAAGAGGGCATGAACGTCCGCGGTCTCAACACCGCGGCGACGCTGTGGAGCTCGGCGGCAGTTGGCTGCTGCGCCGGCGGCGACCTGGTGGCGCAGGCAGTGGCGCTGACGGTGTTCGTGATTGCCGGCAATACGCTGCTGCGGCCGCTCGTCAACGCCATCAACCGCATCCCGTTCGACGAGCGCACCTCGGAGGCGACCTATTCGGTTCGCCTCACCGCCGACGGCGGTGCCGCCGACCGGTTGCGCGAGCATATCGAGAAGCGGCTGGAGCAGGCCGACTATCCGGTCGCCGAGGTCGAGGTCGAGTCCGTCGAACATGCCGACGACAAGGTGGAGATCGTCGCCACCCTGGTGTCGACCGCGGTTGAGCCGAACGAACTCGACGCGGTGGTCGCTGAGCTCGGCAAGGAAGCCGGTGTCGATCACGCCACCTGGGAAACCAGCACTAAAGATTGA
- the aztA gene encoding zinc ABC transporter ATP-binding protein AztA, with the protein MRAQLTFNDVTLGYDRHPAVHHLSGQIDAGALLAVVGPNGAGKSTLFRGIVGILKPLSGSIDRDGLDVHDIAYLPQSAEIDRTFPISVFDFVGTGLWRSTGAFGRIDRSARQRISQALAAVGLSGFENRNIGTLSGGQMQRMLFARVLLQDARVIVLDEPFNAVDARTTADLVHLVQHWHQEGRTVIAALHDMELVHASFPETLLIARTAVAWGPTAEVLTADNQIEARRMCEAFDDGAPACTAASQAA; encoded by the coding sequence ATGCGGGCGCAGTTGACCTTTAACGATGTCACCCTCGGCTACGATCGCCACCCGGCGGTGCATCACCTGTCGGGGCAAATTGATGCCGGTGCGCTGTTGGCGGTGGTCGGGCCGAATGGCGCCGGCAAGTCGACGCTGTTTCGCGGTATCGTTGGTATCCTGAAGCCGCTGTCGGGATCGATCGATCGCGACGGCCTGGATGTCCACGATATTGCCTATCTTCCCCAGAGCGCCGAGATCGATCGCACCTTTCCAATTTCGGTGTTCGATTTCGTCGGCACCGGATTGTGGCGTTCAACCGGAGCGTTCGGCCGCATCGACCGGTCTGCGCGTCAGCGAATATCCCAGGCTCTGGCGGCAGTCGGCCTGTCCGGCTTCGAAAATCGCAATATCGGGACCCTCTCGGGCGGCCAGATGCAACGCATGCTGTTTGCTCGCGTGTTGCTGCAGGATGCCCGTGTGATCGTGCTCGACGAGCCGTTCAACGCCGTGGACGCCCGGACGACGGCGGATCTGGTGCATCTGGTGCAGCACTGGCACCAGGAGGGGCGGACGGTGATCGCGGCGTTGCACGACATGGAGCTGGTGCATGCCAGTTTCCCGGAAACGCTGCTGATAGCGCGCACGGCGGTGGCGTGGGGCCCGACTGCCGAGGTGCTGACCGCCGACAACCAGATCGAAGCGCGGCGGATGTGCGAGGCGTTCGACGATGGCGCACCGGCCTGCACCGCAGCTTCGCAGGCGGCCTGA
- a CDS encoding RidA family protein, translating to MSRRLISTGSPFEKTAGYSRAVVDGDFVFVSGTTGYDYTTMSLPEDVTSQTRNCFKTIGAALKEAGFAMEDIVRATYYITDPKDADAVFAVCGEHLGEIRPAATIVAVAGLYKPEMKIEIEVTAKRRS from the coding sequence ATGTCGCGTCGCCTGATTTCCACCGGATCGCCGTTCGAAAAGACTGCCGGCTACAGCCGCGCCGTGGTCGACGGTGATTTCGTCTTCGTTTCCGGGACCACCGGCTACGACTACACGACCATGAGCCTGCCCGAGGATGTGACCTCGCAGACCCGCAACTGCTTCAAGACCATCGGCGCGGCGCTGAAGGAAGCGGGTTTTGCAATGGAAGACATCGTGCGCGCGACCTACTACATCACCGACCCGAAGGATGCGGACGCGGTGTTCGCGGTGTGTGGCGAGCATCTTGGCGAGATCCGCCCGGCAGCGACGATCGTTGCGGTTGCCGGCCTGTACAAGCCGGAAATGAAGATCGAAATCGAAGTCACCGCTAAGCGCCGGAGCTGA
- a CDS encoding homospermidine synthase: MSSTSKIHAKITGPIVMIGFGSIGKGALPLIERHFEYDKKRFVIIDPHEDGELAKKHGVRFIKQAVTKDNYRELLVPLLTEGGGQGFCVNLSVDTGSVDLMTMCREIGALYIDTVVEPWLGFYFDKNAGPEKRSNYALRETLLAAKAKNPGGTTAVSTCGANPGMVSWFVKQALLDIARDTGLEFNEPKSREGWGQLAQKLGVKGIHIAERDTQRAKTPKPMNVFVNTWSVEGFVSEGLQPAELGWGTHEKWIPDNGRKHTEGCQAAIYLLQPGANTRVRTWCPTPGPQYGFLVTHNESISIADYFTVRDGQNVVYRPTCHYAYHPANDAVLSLHEMFGAEGKMQPKWHILDENEIVDGIDELGVLVYGHAKNAYWYGSQLSIEETREICPYQNATGMQVSSAVLAGMVWALENPEAGIVEADEMDFRRCLEVQKPYLGPVKGYYTDWTPLTDRPGLFPEDIDSSDPWQFKNVLVR; this comes from the coding sequence ATGTCGTCTACCTCGAAGATCCACGCCAAGATCACCGGCCCCATCGTGATGATCGGCTTCGGCTCGATCGGTAAGGGCGCGCTGCCCCTGATCGAGCGTCACTTCGAGTACGACAAGAAGCGGTTCGTGATCATCGATCCGCACGAGGACGGCGAACTCGCCAAGAAGCACGGCGTCCGCTTCATCAAGCAGGCGGTGACCAAGGACAACTACCGCGAGCTGCTGGTCCCGCTGCTGACAGAAGGCGGCGGCCAGGGCTTCTGCGTCAACCTGTCGGTCGACACCGGCTCGGTCGACCTCATGACGATGTGCCGCGAGATCGGTGCTCTGTACATCGACACCGTCGTCGAGCCATGGCTCGGCTTCTACTTCGACAAGAACGCCGGCCCGGAGAAGCGCTCCAACTACGCGCTGCGCGAGACCTTGCTGGCCGCCAAGGCCAAGAACCCGGGCGGCACCACCGCGGTGTCGACCTGTGGTGCCAATCCCGGCATGGTGTCGTGGTTCGTCAAGCAGGCGCTGCTCGACATCGCCCGCGATACCGGCCTCGAATTCAACGAACCGAAGAGCCGCGAAGGCTGGGGCCAGCTCGCGCAGAAGCTCGGCGTCAAGGGCATCCACATTGCCGAGCGCGATACTCAGCGCGCCAAGACCCCGAAGCCGATGAACGTGTTCGTCAACACCTGGTCGGTGGAAGGCTTCGTGTCCGAAGGCCTGCAGCCGGCCGAACTCGGCTGGGGCACGCACGAGAAGTGGATCCCCGACAACGGCCGCAAGCATACCGAAGGCTGCCAGGCCGCGATCTACCTGCTGCAGCCCGGCGCCAACACCCGCGTCCGCACCTGGTGTCCGACTCCGGGCCCGCAGTACGGCTTCTTGGTAACTCACAACGAGTCGATCTCGATCGCCGATTACTTCACGGTGCGCGACGGCCAGAACGTGGTGTACCGGCCGACCTGCCACTACGCCTATCACCCGGCCAACGACGCGGTGCTGTCGCTGCACGAAATGTTCGGCGCCGAAGGCAAGATGCAGCCGAAGTGGCACATCCTCGACGAGAACGAGATCGTCGACGGCATCGACGAACTCGGCGTACTGGTCTACGGCCACGCCAAGAACGCCTACTGGTACGGCTCGCAGCTCTCGATCGAAGAAACCCGCGAGATCTGCCCGTATCAGAACGCCACCGGCATGCAGGTGTCGTCGGCGGTGCTGGCCGGCATGGTATGGGCGCTGGAGAATCCGGAAGCCGGCATCGTTGAAGCCGACGAGATGGACTTCCGCCGCTGCCTCGAAGTGCAGAAGCCGTATCTCGGCCCGGTGAAGGGCTACTACACCGATTGGACCCCGCTCACCGACCGCCCCGGCCTGTTCCCGGAGGACATCGACAGCTCCGATCCGTGGCAGTTCAAGAACGTCCTGGTGCGCTGA
- the rnk gene encoding nucleoside diphosphate kinase regulator: MIQSIRTQRPPITIRSRDAERLGQLAEAAAQRYPATADFLAGEVARANVAPDHDPLPGIVCMESALTFRDDTTGKEKHVTLVYPTEADVEAGRISVLTPIGAALIGLSVGQSISFETPSGERRSLTVLSVSEPN; encoded by the coding sequence ATGATCCAGTCCATTCGTACCCAACGCCCGCCGATTACCATTCGTAGCCGCGATGCCGAACGGCTCGGCCAACTCGCCGAAGCCGCTGCGCAGCGCTATCCGGCCACGGCCGATTTCCTCGCCGGCGAGGTCGCTCGCGCCAATGTCGCGCCCGACCACGATCCCCTGCCCGGGATCGTGTGCATGGAGTCCGCCCTCACCTTCCGGGACGATACCACCGGCAAGGAAAAGCACGTGACGCTGGTCTATCCGACCGAAGCCGACGTCGAGGCTGGTCGTATTTCGGTATTGACCCCGATCGGAGCGGCCCTTATCGGCCTGTCCGTCGGACAATCGATCAGTTTCGAGACCCCGTCGGGCGAGCGGCGCTCCCTGACGGTGCTCAGCGTGTCCGAGCCGAACTGA
- a CDS encoding CobW family GTP-binding protein encodes MTSTAASKIPVTVLTGYLGAGKTTLLNRILSENHGKKYAVIVNEFGEIGIDNDLIIGADEEVFEMNNGCVCCTVRGDLVRILAGLMKRKGKFDAIIVETTGLADPAPVAQTFFVDEDVQNAARLDAVVTVADAKWLSERLKDAPEAKNQIAFADVIVLNKTDLVSPAELAEVEARIRAINPYAKLHRTERCQVALADVLERGAFDLDRILEIEPAFLEADDHDHHHDHDHGHHHHGHDHHHDHGLKHYHDEDMQSLSLKSDKPLDPAKFMPWLQQLVQTEGGKILRSKGILAFTGDDDRYVFQGVHMMLEGDHQRAWKEGEPRESRVVFIGRDLPEQAIRDGFAKCIAS; translated from the coding sequence ATGACCTCTACGGCCGCTTCGAAGATTCCCGTCACAGTGCTCACCGGCTATCTCGGCGCCGGCAAGACCACGCTGCTCAACCGCATCCTGTCGGAAAACCACGGCAAGAAATACGCGGTGATCGTCAACGAATTCGGCGAGATCGGCATCGACAACGACCTCATCATCGGCGCCGACGAAGAAGTGTTCGAGATGAACAACGGTTGCGTCTGCTGCACGGTGCGCGGCGACCTGGTGCGCATTCTCGCCGGCCTGATGAAGCGCAAAGGCAAGTTCGACGCGATCATCGTCGAGACCACCGGCCTCGCCGATCCGGCCCCGGTGGCGCAGACCTTCTTCGTCGATGAAGACGTGCAGAACGCCGCGCGGCTCGATGCGGTGGTGACCGTCGCCGACGCCAAATGGCTGAGCGAGCGGCTGAAGGATGCGCCCGAAGCCAAGAACCAGATCGCCTTCGCCGACGTCATTGTTTTGAACAAGACCGACCTGGTGAGCCCGGCCGAACTCGCCGAAGTCGAGGCGCGCATTCGCGCGATCAACCCCTACGCCAAGCTGCATCGCACTGAGCGCTGCCAGGTCGCGCTCGCCGACGTGCTGGAGCGGGGCGCGTTCGATCTCGATCGCATCCTCGAAATCGAACCGGCCTTTCTCGAGGCCGACGATCACGATCATCACCATGATCACGACCACGGCCATCATCACCATGGCCACGATCATCATCACGATCACGGACTGAAGCACTATCACGACGAGGACATGCAATCGCTGTCGCTGAAGAGCGACAAGCCGCTCGATCCCGCCAAGTTCATGCCGTGGCTGCAGCAATTGGTGCAGACCGAAGGCGGCAAGATCCTGCGCTCCAAGGGCATCCTCGCCTTCACCGGCGACGACGACCGCTACGTGTTCCAGGGCGTGCATATGATGCTGGAAGGCGATCACCAGCGCGCGTGGAAAGAGGGCGAGCCGCGCGAGAGCCGCGTGGTGTTCATCGGTCGCGATCTGCCCGAGCAGGCGATCCGCGATGGCTTCGCCAAGTGCATCGCGTCATGA
- a CDS encoding metal ABC transporter permease — MLYQALIAPFTEFEFMRRALAGIVALSLGGAPIGVFLMLRRMSLVGDAMAHAILPGAAIGFLLSGLNLFAMTFGGLIAGFAVAILAGVVSRVTELKEDASLAAFYLVSLALGVTIVSMKGTNIDLLHVLFGNILAMDDRTLLVIAFNATLTLVALAVIWRPLVIECVDPLFLRTVSRAGAPAHLAFLALVVINLVNGFHALGTLLAVGLMILPAGIAKFWARDITGMMMVAVSSAMLSGYVGLVLSYQAGLPSGPAIILVAAVLYLGSVLFGRFGGVIRKLFPAPHLEA; from the coding sequence ATGCTGTATCAGGCGTTAATCGCGCCGTTCACCGAGTTCGAATTCATGCGCCGGGCGCTCGCAGGTATCGTGGCGCTGTCGCTCGGCGGCGCGCCGATCGGTGTGTTTCTGATGCTGCGGCGGATGAGTCTCGTCGGCGACGCGATGGCGCACGCGATTCTGCCGGGCGCGGCGATCGGCTTTCTGCTGTCGGGCCTCAACCTGTTCGCGATGACGTTCGGCGGCCTGATCGCAGGCTTCGCCGTGGCGATTCTCGCCGGCGTGGTGTCGCGTGTCACCGAATTGAAAGAGGACGCCTCGCTGGCGGCGTTCTACCTGGTATCGCTCGCGCTCGGCGTCACCATCGTGTCGATGAAGGGCACCAACATCGATCTGTTGCACGTGCTGTTCGGCAATATCCTGGCGATGGACGACCGCACCCTGCTGGTGATCGCCTTCAACGCGACGCTGACGCTGGTGGCGCTCGCGGTGATCTGGCGGCCGCTGGTGATCGAATGCGTCGACCCTTTATTCTTGCGCACGGTCAGCCGCGCCGGCGCGCCCGCGCATCTCGCCTTCCTGGCGCTGGTGGTGATCAATCTGGTCAACGGCTTCCACGCGCTCGGCACGCTGCTTGCGGTGGGCCTGATGATTCTGCCCGCGGGCATCGCCAAATTCTGGGCGCGCGACATCACCGGCATGATGATGGTGGCGGTCTCCAGCGCCATGCTGTCCGGCTATGTCGGGCTGGTGCTGTCGTATCAGGCCGGCCTGCCTTCGGGCCCTGCCATCATCCTGGTCGCCGCCGTGCTGTATCTCGGCTCGGTGCTGTTCGGCCGCTTCGGCGGCGTGATTCGTAAGCTGTTTCCCGCACCGCATCTGGAGGCGTAA
- a CDS encoding methyl-accepting chemotaxis protein — protein sequence MSGKFAKFRRPRLKFPQLGIRGSLFAAFTVIAGMAILISAWAGISLHQLGRTIAELSGRDIPKLAASLQLATESESLASQAPILLDSLSAEQLRERSARMKAAQQVAIQKLADITTYGGDKAVVSALSETLKNIDDTIRSLGAAAKERLDLTTQHAKLYEELRRSHDAFIAVANPAMLDAQTQMNAVLGSANLSQDDATATGRQIEQLGNVIAQSNLIASNLMAALSASSADDLEPVEASFKEARQVVNTNLDGLLQNQTTANIKTAAQKLMALGDGKTGAFKLRQLELDARDYRDLLLDETRKLNVGLGISVKQLVDNVRNETTVGTSDAQAQITLATRMMIGLGAATLIGSALFVWLYVGRSILRRIGGLQKSMQSLSAGDLSTAIERGSRRDEIAVMAESLEVFRDNMIRARTLSEEQDKDRAAKAERTQRIEARIAEFEATVRSAMEKLQSSADQMQETAHTMATTSEQSSALVTTVASAAEETSVNVQTVATGTEQLASSIAEISRQVTTSAEIATRAVREAGETDTTMQGLADNAERISAVIDLIQSIASQTNLLALNATIEAARAGDAGRGFAVVAAEVKDLASQTAKATEEIRAQIAAMQGVTSSAVGAIRNIGQTITSINEVTTAITAAVEEQGAATREIARNIQHAAGGTSEVSSNIVGVSAAASQAGSAAAEVLNASGSLRQEAALLREEIDAFLTNIRAA from the coding sequence ATGTCTGGGAAATTCGCGAAATTCCGACGTCCGCGGCTGAAATTTCCGCAACTCGGAATTCGTGGCAGCCTGTTCGCTGCGTTCACGGTGATCGCCGGCATGGCGATCCTGATCAGCGCGTGGGCCGGAATCAGCCTGCATCAGCTTGGGCGCACGATCGCCGAACTGAGCGGCCGCGACATTCCCAAACTCGCTGCCAGCCTCCAGCTCGCCACCGAAAGCGAAAGTCTCGCCAGCCAGGCACCGATCCTTCTCGACTCGCTCTCCGCCGAACAACTCCGTGAGCGCTCAGCCCGGATGAAGGCAGCCCAGCAGGTCGCGATCCAGAAACTCGCCGACATCACCACCTATGGCGGCGACAAGGCAGTCGTTTCGGCGCTGAGCGAAACCCTGAAGAACATCGACGACACCATCCGCAGCCTCGGCGCAGCCGCCAAGGAGCGGCTCGATCTGACCACGCAGCACGCCAAGCTGTATGAAGAGTTGCGCCGCTCGCACGACGCCTTCATTGCTGTCGCCAACCCGGCGATGCTTGATGCGCAGACTCAGATGAACGCCGTGCTCGGTTCGGCCAATCTGTCGCAGGACGACGCCACAGCGACCGGACGCCAGATCGAACAGCTCGGCAACGTCATCGCCCAGAGCAATCTGATCGCCTCGAACCTGATGGCGGCTCTTTCGGCCTCCAGCGCCGATGACCTGGAGCCGGTTGAAGCCAGCTTCAAGGAAGCCCGTCAGGTGGTGAACACCAATCTCGACGGCCTCCTGCAGAACCAGACCACCGCCAACATCAAGACCGCAGCGCAGAAGCTGATGGCGCTCGGCGACGGCAAGACCGGCGCATTCAAGCTGCGCCAACTCGAACTCGATGCCCGCGACTATCGCGATCTGCTGCTCGACGAGACCCGCAAGCTCAACGTCGGCCTCGGCATCAGCGTCAAGCAGCTCGTCGACAACGTCCGCAACGAGACGACGGTCGGCACCTCGGACGCGCAGGCGCAAATCACGCTGGCCACGCGGATGATGATCGGGCTCGGCGCGGCGACCCTGATTGGCTCGGCGCTGTTCGTCTGGCTGTATGTCGGCCGCAGCATCCTGCGCCGGATTGGCGGCCTGCAGAAGTCGATGCAGAGCCTGTCGGCCGGCGACCTCAGCACCGCCATCGAGCGCGGCAGCCGCCGCGACGAAATCGCCGTGATGGCCGAGTCGCTGGAAGTGTTCCGCGACAACATGATCCGGGCCCGGACGTTGAGCGAGGAGCAGGACAAGGATCGGGCCGCCAAGGCTGAGCGGACCCAGCGGATCGAGGCTCGGATCGCCGAATTCGAGGCGACCGTGCGCAGTGCAATGGAGAAGCTGCAATCCTCCGCCGACCAGATGCAGGAAACCGCGCACACAATGGCGACCACGTCCGAACAGTCGAGCGCGCTGGTCACCACCGTCGCGTCGGCTGCGGAAGAAACCTCGGTCAACGTTCAGACCGTGGCAACCGGCACCGAGCAGCTCGCCTCGTCGATCGCCGAGATCAGCCGTCAGGTCACCACCTCGGCGGAGATCGCGACCCGCGCCGTGCGCGAAGCGGGCGAGACCGACACCACCATGCAGGGCCTCGCCGATAACGCCGAGCGGATCAGCGCGGTGATCGACCTGATCCAGAGCATCGCATCCCAGACCAACCTGCTGGCGCTCAATGCCACGATCGAGGCGGCGCGTGCCGGTGACGCCGGCCGCGGCTTCGCGGTGGTGGCCGCCGAGGTCAAGGATCTCGCCAGCCAGACCGCCAAGGCGACCGAGGAGATCCGGGCGCAGATCGCCGCGATGCAGGGGGTGACCAGTTCGGCCGTTGGCGCGATCCGCAATATCGGCCAGACCATTACTTCGATCAACGAGGTGACCACCGCCATCACCGCCGCCGTCGAAGAACAGGGCGCGGCGACCCGCGAGATCGCCCGCAACATCCAGCATGCAGCCGGCGGCACCAGCGAAGTCTCCAGTAACATCGTCGGCGTCAGTGCCGCCGCCTCGCAGGCCGGCTCCGCTGCCGCCGAGGTACTGAACGCCTCCGGCTCGCTGCGCCAGGAAGCGGCGCTGCTGCGCGAGGAGATCGACGCGTTCCTGACCAATATCCGCGCCGCCTGA